GTCCACTTGAATTTGTTGCTTTTacaatcaaattttgtaaactcgAACAATTTCCAGCTTGAACATTTAACTCGTTTGGAGTTCCATCACAGTTATCTTTTTCTAAAGTATCAAGTCTTGAACTATTATAATTTAATGGGGATATACGAAAAGCACTGAAGACTCCACATTCATCTGTCACTGTTATCTGATAATTGTTCTGATACCCATGTGGTGCATGGTATGATGAACTGGAATACGTAAGGTTTGGTCCAACTGTTATGTCTATCGGAGACTGAGGATTTGCACTTGGTTGACGCAAGACTAAATTTACCGATGTGTAACTCTTATGATTATTCGCGGTTGCCGATTCTAAGTTACGGGTAAATGGTAATTCGGGACGGACATTAATTGTAGACTGATAACGTTGCGTTCCACTGACTCGGTTGCGACGTGAACTTGGCGAAAGAGATACGTTGACTAGAATTTCAGACTTTCCACGGTCTGTGAAGGCTGTGGGGCTTTGAATAGTTGTGACTGTGTTTAtacccttaaaaatattttgggcCTGAGGGTTAGATGATAAAAAGATCGAAGAAGAATCAACTGATGTATTTTGTATTGGCTGATAATTTGAGATATCGTTATCTTGatgatctttttttaaatttaaggttgTCGGCCGCTGAATAGCCTGTGGTAgttttaacttatctttttctttttccaatGCGGCATGTTTCCTTGGCTGTTCTGTTGAATAAGTTGTTATTTGAATACTACACACTCCGGAACGCATATCTTTGATGTCCGGCGTTGAAATTTGTTTGCACTTTGTTCgattaaaagaattttgatgCACAAAACTGATATCTTCATTTAATAATAAGGATTCGCCGTTTTCATCCAGGTGTTTTTCAGTGCAGTTGTTAGTAAGTTTTGATTGAGGATTTCTCAATGGTTTTGAGCTTTTAGTGTCTGCTTGttgtttcaacaaattttggTTCAAAACTTTAAGCAGTTGTTGTGGATAGGATTGGACTGGTACAAAACAAGAATCTATTTCATTCTTTAGTTTGGCCTTACAGTTTTCAGGATCGTGGATATTGTCTATAACGTGATGATTAACAACATCATCTGGTATATTGGGAAATTCttgtttcatttcataaaaaagttgcATTGCTCGTATATTTGAGCATTTGTTAgtggtttgtttttttgagaCTGTAGTACCTTTTAAGTTCTCTTGACTTTGTTGCTTTAAATCATTTATTCGCTCCAAGCtgcctctcttttttcttcctGTCGACGTTGAACTTATATGTGAAGTATCTTCAGACATTGAAAACCTAATCGCCATGTTTGGCCATCTTTAGAATGATTGCCAGTCCTGAAAacgaaatagaaacaaaattagtaaataatcttatttttagCAGTGGCATAGTTTGCTAGATAAAGTGCATCGAAAATATAACTTGATGTGTCACATCCATCGTTATTGTATTGGAAAATACGAACGAAATTCAGTAACGTTTGAATTTGCCTCATGACTTTAAATACTGAAGCAAGTGTGTTTCCTTTTTCCTTTTATCCGAAGTTAAATTTCAAATCTTAGCTATTCGATTATTAGTCCTAAATAGATactatttacataaatattatgcCCCCAATCATTCTATTACAATGATTGAGGTATCGTTTAAAAGGCCATCACACGTGGAAGCTCATCACAGCGGGCAATTCGTcataaaaacaatcattttttctcaaaacagtGTGATAAGCTGTGTTGCTATAAAATATCATCGTGTGTCCAGTTAAGGCCTCATGAGCTGTGTTGGCCTCCAATCGAATTAACAATACGAGATGATACGCAAAACACGCGAAGCATACttcattagtttttaattacaatacaattgtacaaaaatttagatGATAACCTATATGATTAAAGGGGGAGATCATAGCCCCTCCAGAGACTTATCAACCCAATGCATTTTGCACAattataacaaatacaaaaaaagtgggCGGTCATAACGCCCCCGGAAAATTACGAACCCATTTCATTTTgctaaatgataaataaaagattAGTGGGTGAAAATCAAGCCACAAGATTTTGCTTAGATTTTGTGATTATTAACATCGATTCTCCACTCTAATAAACTTCAATACTCGACACATTTTGAAGTAGTACTGGGCGCACTCATTAATGTAGTTAGTGAGCAGTCAAAATtaagctttgtgaatgcaaaaatgcaatacaaaaccAGTCAATGGggataaatgtaaatatttaaataggaAACACTTTTGTTTTGGGAACTCTAAATAAtcttcattgtttttaaattaaatgttattgaattttatttatatttaatactgaacgatttttttttagttttggtgTCTTTACTGAGAAGTTAACTGtgaaacatcaaaataaatgcCCACTTTTCCatggataaaataaatcaatttagttttgatctagatctgtcaaagcacaaattatttttgtttttgcattttattggggcaacataaattgttttatttttgatttaagaacaaATCTGAAAATTTGGGGTTTCCGGCATGTTTTTAGTTATACCGCACTTGTAAGTATGCATACAAAAGGTTAACTATGTAATTCAATAAAACTCAATTCTTGACGAAAATCTGATTTACACATGGAAAACCTCGTAACTTTATAGCTGAAATTTCTACATTATGTCGGAGGGGacaatttcaacaaattatgtAGTTGAATATAGCCAATCAGAATTgcttgactacgtagtcactgTTGAACTTTAGTTATATACAATGCCCATTAAACCGAAAACCCATGTAATGggttcaaaaaatcgattttttttcataaattgctaTTTTAATATGTCTTGAATACGGTAGTaaagggatttttcaaaattcgaattcGTTTTAAAGATACAGCAGGTCCATGGAAAAATATGGGCTAAAGTATCTTACATACATCGGCGATggtgaaaataaaacttacaaagGGATCCCAGTTATCATTTTTATGAaggttttgaaggtaatttgaaagtaatgtcggtTACGGGATGCCCTGTAGACCGCGAAGCCCATATTTATGTTGAGAAACGTGTTA
This window of the Eupeodes corollae chromosome 3, idEupCoro1.1, whole genome shotgun sequence genome carries:
- the LOC129952459 gene encoding uncharacterized protein LOC129952459; the encoded protein is MAIRFSMSEDTSHISSTSTGRKKRGSLERINDLKQQSQENLKGTTVSKKQTTNKCSNIRAMQLFYEMKQEFPNIPDDVVNHHVIDNIHDPENCKAKLKNEIDSCFVPVQSYPQQLLKVLNQNLLKQQADTKSSKPLRNPQSKLTNNCTEKHLDENGESLLLNEDISFVHQNSFNRTKCKQISTPDIKDMRSGVCSIQITTYSTEQPRKHAALEKEKDKLKLPQAIQRPTTLNLKKDHQDNDISNYQPIQNTSVDSSSIFLSSNPQAQNIFKGINTVTTIQSPTAFTDRGKSEILVNVSLSPSSRRNRVSGTQRYQSTINVRPELPFTRNLESATANNHKSYTSVNLVLRQPSANPQSPIDITVGPNLTYSSSSYHAPHGYQNNYQITVTDECGVFSAFRISPLNYNSSRLDTLEKDNCDGTPNELNVQAGNCSSLQNLIVKATNSSGQSDARKIIMRQHKQKERILEVLWKNKNKLNLVHKEIDFVMQTEISDSIAESFDKEIGRLRCDCQAMLNEIENSRKCGLRAESIHQTSTNKSRQVNSFPKYKALCYPASQSNNNGSQKQQRSFSNEAAASIGHPSTAYRDKNFNFREGD